GGAAGGATGTTCTGTTTTTCTTGTTGCATGCCACAAGACAACGTCAACCAGGAGCCCTCCACTAAACCATACCAAGACACAAAACCCCTTGCCTCTATTGCTAATCTATCCTTGAAAACTGGTAACGCACGCCATCTTTCATTATacatttataataattaatgtatttGGATTACACAATTTAATTATCATCATTTCATGGATAATTAACCTGGTTAATGCTTTCTCATGCTCATGTTTTCTTGAATCTTGGTCTTTAGATTCTTGATTACAATTACTAGCTAGGGAGTGTTTAATTATATGGATAATCTCATGATTATTAGAATGCATttgtgataaaaataaaaataaaaatgtttgtCCTTGTCATCATGAAATATCTATCAACAAAAATGAATGAGCTGCGCATGCGAATTGAATGGGGTTTGGTAGTATTATATAATTGATGGATGATTAGATTCGCAGATAGCACCAGGCAAAGGTATGTAGCTGAAGAAATAGAAAAACTTGGAAAGAACAATATCTCTGCCGATATCTTCACTTTCCACGACCTGTCCGTCGCCACAAACAACTTCGACGCCGATAATTTGGTAGGCGAAGGCGGCTTTGGGAGGGTGTACAAAGGCCGCATTAATATTCAAGGAAAAGATGAGGTACTTAACTAGCTAGCTCATATTTGATGAGTATAGGCTGAATTAATTGGGTGCATGCGCAGGATGTGGCGGTGAAGCAGCTGGACCGAAATGGGTTCCAAGGCAACAGAGAGTTTCTGGTGGAAGTGATGATGCTCAGTCTTCTTCACCATCAGAACCTTGTCAATCTCGTGGGATACTGCTCCGAGGGCGACCAAAGAATCCTTGTTTACGAGTACATGATCAATGGCTCCTTGGAGGATCACCTGTTAAGTACGTACCCCCGCACCCTTGTTACTTACTTCCtctgtctcacaaaaatatgcataattttcatttttcgtccgtctcataaaaacatgcatagtccATTTATAACAATAATATATCCCACTAAACACACAATCAATGTGGgacattttctccactcacactaTACTTTACAGGATTTCGTAAAACTCGTGCCGCCCCatactatgcatgtttttatgggacggaggagtacttaaaaatgaaatgaaatgaaataatttattttaatttggtgaATTAATAGATACGAGTCCCGAGAAAAAGGGGCTTACGTGGGATGTGCGGATGAAAATCGCACATGGAGCAGCAAGAGGGCTAGAGTACTTGCACGAAACAGCGAGTCCTCCGGTGATCTACCGAGACTTCAAGTCCTCCAACATACTCCTAGACGCCAATTTCAATCCTAAACTCTCGGATTTCGGGCTAGCCAAGATCGGTCCAGTGGGGGAGCGCCCGCATGTGTCCACGCGGGTCATGGGAACCTACGGCTACTGCGCCCCCGAGTACGCCTCCACCGGACAGCTCACCACCAAATCCGACGTCTACAGCTTCGGGGTGGTGTTTCTGGAGATGATCACCGGCAGGAGAGTCATTGACAACGCCAGACCAAGTCAAGAGCACAACTTGATCGAGTGGGCGCAGCCCCTATTCAAAGACAAGAAGAAATTCCACACAATGGCGGATCCTTTGTTGGAAGGGAACTACCCAGAGAAGTCGTTGTACCAAGCTCTCGCAATTGCAGCCATGTGTCTCCAGGAAGATGCTGCATCGCGACCATTGATTTCTGACGTCGTAACTGCCTTAGAATTCTTATCACCACAACCAGGAGACCCATAGTGTACATGCTCATTTTGTGCAGCATTATGTTGCTACCACTTAGAATGGAATTTTGTTGCTCTGCAGTTTACAACAACTAACTCTGTTTCTCACCTTATATTGCCATCATAAGATTCATTCATCCAAATAAGAGCAACATTTACATATATATCTTTTATTATTTCCATTTGCTGAGGAAAATTGATCAAcattcactactacaaaaatgcacatacataacgcttcatacataacggtttttttaaaaaaccgttatgtatgagcgcatttttggaaaagataacggttttcacaaaaaaccgttatctatgtactgttgtccatggaaatagataacggtttaagttaatccgTTATGTTTATGTGTTATCTATTagtttcatacataacggtattacaaaaccgttaagccgaccgttatctatgagcatctttttataacggttgttttaaccgttatatatgagcgccTCAAGACtgttatgtattgttttttataattatttttaactttaataatattataaaaaattaaaatcctaatttcCTAATACAAACTAGCCAACCCACAGTCTCCTTCTCTAAAGTTTCTTCTCTAAAATTTTAGGAAGTATCCCTCTCTCTCGCCACTCTATCTTGATTCCGGTTCGCAGCCACCATGaatcgccgcctccctctggcGCGACGAGGTCGGCGcctgttcttcttcctcctcctcctctccttCCCTTTTGTGCCCTATTTCTTCCCCAAGAACAAAATCCCCAATTTCTAGGGCTTTCAACCTCCCTTTCATCTCTGAATTTCGCCCCTCCGGTGAGTCCCGCCACTGTCGACGCCTCGCCCAGTTGCTCCCTGCCTCAGGTAAcaccttttctctctctctctctctcaagatctatttctctctccctttctctgcTCTCCCTCTCGATCTCCATCTCTCCTGTTCTCACCGCCACCTTCGCACCTTCGCACCGCCACCGACGTCTCACCCACCATCGCACCGCCACCGAAGTCTGCTACCTCCGGTGCTTTGTCCTTGTCCAtcgcgtctctctctctctctcccatcgTTCTTCTCGGTCTTCCCCACCTCCAAATTCTAAACCCTAGGTTGTCGCAGGCGGCTTGTCATCGATGCCTCTCAGGAAAGCCAACTTTCCCCTCACGACCTATCTCGCGCTTCTCTCTTTTTCCAAGTTTGCGTCTCCCTCACTTCGAAAGCTTTGAGCATCTGATTCATGTAAATCAAATCAGTGTTTTGTGGTTTTTCCCCCCTTTTTGCAAATTTGTctaatttttccattttttttgttgattttaGGCGGTGGTGAGTAATTTGGAAGATGCTCAAGAGTTGATAGATACAGCGATATCGACGGTGTTGAAGGGAGAGTAAGCCGGTGTACATAGGAGGTTGTGAATAATTTCAAATCGCTGAGTAATTTTGCTAAGGTTTTAATTATGGAACTTAATATCAGAATTAGTTACAATTGTTTGCGAATTGCTGGTGGTtgaattttctgaaaattttatgttACGCTTCAGCGTGGAATTGTTCTCTTGCTATGTTTATGTTATGTTTATTGCTTCTGTATTGCGCCTCTGCTTCttgattttgaataaaatattatatttttgtagcTCGGTCTTTTGATTAAAGATGTCATTTCTGTGAAACCCCAAAGTTTCTATTGGGTGCAGGTCTTGGGTGGGTTGGATTTTTATGTATGAGCTAATTTGGCGTAGTAGCATGATGATTTTATTCAATCAGCCTCTAATACAACCGCGTGTTCAAGGTGCCTAGCATTTGATTTCAAGCTAGCTTAGAGTTTTGTGATGAAGCAAGTTGGTCTAATGGTAATTATATATAGGAAAGTTTGGCATCAAAGACCTGCTTGTTTGAGGTCCATCCATTGCACTCATACTGGTACTCATTATTCTATTCATCTTGCCTTTCTTCCTTATATTCCTTAACCAATTGCATGCAATTTCTCTTCCAGGCGATCAGAACATTGCTGAAACCGTTGCTAATGTGCTTACTTCACTTCCTTTTATTGCCATCGGACTCCATGCCCCAAGGTGATATCAAACGACTTCGCATGTGTCTTAATTTTGTtacttgtcatatatatttTACTCTGTTTCTCCTGTAGGAAAAATGTGAATTGTAAAATATACGCAAATTCATTGATTGGAGTGGGAGTTGCTTCAAGTTTCTATCATGCTTCAAGAGGGAGATTGAGGAAGTATCTCAGATGGGCTGACTACACTATGATCGCAACAACTACCGTGCTAATTACTTACTCTCAAACTTAATCTTTTCTTGAACAGCTGCTTCTTAGCAAAATTATGCTTTAATTGGCTTCAATTGGCAATTGTGATTGGCAGTGCCTATCAAGAGCACTTAGGAAAGAGAACCCCAAGTTGTCAGCATCAGCTTTGTTTCTGCCCATACAACCCCTCATGGTTTCAGCAGTCCACACAGGAATTATGGAGGTATTTTTTTCATTACCACTCTGACTTTGTCTCTTCAATTTTGCTACACTTCTCTTCTTGTATGCTGTGGTTTGAGCTCACAATATATATTGCGTTTAGGAGTTTTCCAGCCTTTGAGTAATCATGATGAAGTtgcattttttaaattatgtgcATACAAtgaagtagaaaatgagctgtaATGATGATGAAAATGGGCTTTTAGTTTGGTTGATGCATTTGGTTTCTGTTGTGATTTAAGGCGTTTCGAGCATTGCTTGCATTTAACATAATGATGCTATACTGTGATAGGGATACACACATAAGTTTGAGATTGCAGAGACATGTTTTGGAGAGATGGGAAGCCATTTAGGATAATTGGAGGAGACTTGCATTATTTCCGAGTGCATCCTAAGGTATGTAAGGTCACTATTATGTTGGTATTTTTTTTACCTTGGACCGAAAAGGTATATACAGAATACAAGAGTTTTCATGAGATAGAGATTACATTTCCCTTTTCGGAAGCTACAATAATGTAGTATGCCTCCCTATTTTGCTTATGCATTACATTAGCCATGGTCCCTTTGTATATAGGAAATGATTAAGCTACTGACTGCATTGTTGTAGTCTTCATTCCTTATAATTACCCCTGCAGCATTTCTGGGTGTCctgaaaatttatattattttgtgTTGCAGTTGTGAGTGTTGGTGCAGCTCTCTTCTTGTTACAGCAGCTTGCTGGGATCAATGCAGTTGTTTACTACTCTTGATGCTCTATATAGTGATTCTTTGTTGGCTCTTTGTATGATTTTGTGGCAGGTTTGTGGTGGATTAAATGAGTCGTACGTTGAGCTGAAGAGGCTTGTGAATTCCCAAGAAAAGTTGTACCATATGGCTAGCTAGttgcatatttaatatgtttagtatttttgtaaggcataatagtatagatagagcagttgttgaattttgactatattcaaatcttgtatgaattcttttttatgataataatataaaattaaatattttggatgatatataatattattattgttggttttatcatttatattgttatgtataaattaatagataacggaGAAATAGAAATCTAATTACGGTAAAAAACGTTATGTAAccgttatacataacggattaccaaacgttattaatatcaaaaaaccgttatgtataggtgtgtacataacagtgaatattaaactttcatgacggtttgaaacgttatgtataatactatagataacggatataatccgttacttatatataaacaatcgttatgtataatagaatagataacggatataatactatagataacggatataatccgttatgtataatagaatagataacgcttaaatctccgttatgtatgaaatcCACATACATTACACCATTATATATTACGGATGTTttcgcacatagataacggataaaatccgttatctatgagcgaatCTGGCGTAGTGATTTTCTTTGGGTAAAAATGGATGTGAACACAAGTATATAACATTAGTAGGAAGGTGggacgcttctcctccaactAAAAAATGAAGGGTTTCGGTCACcacaaaataaatatactatTGATCTTTTTTAGAATGAACAAAAAACATGTCTTTAGGTATGGAGGGAGGGggtattaattaaatcaaataaattccaacaaatttcttattgttattaataAATCCATTCAAagaattatatatttgtattaattattaatttataagatcaaaattgtcattttttattttaataaaatagtttatTCTTGGTTAGATTATATGctgcaatttattttaatagaattaaattattaaagtgCATTTAATTATGTGAGATGTGAATATTAAGGAAAATGAGAGGAGCAAATGGAGTTATGAATATTTGATTGTTAGAGCATTGATATTGGTTGAATCAGTCACTCATTTATGTTCTGAGACCACTTATAAGTCAAGGCCTACATTGGTCTGACTCATCCTGCTGACTTATATTCTCTCCGTcacacgaatcttgacacgtattcctttttgggccgtcccacgaatcttgacacatttccaaataagataataattattaccttcactctcctattttatcacttttattacattatctcttctactttatcacttttatactttattaactacacacttaaaacactaatctacaactccttaattcccgtgccgaaaccaaacgtgtcaagattcgtgggacggagggagtattagttttaatttttgcctttttcatttaattgcattaatttaaattacattaatttaatttgaaggatTAAGGTGCAGATTCACCCCTAAAGTAGAGGcccctagagcgtatacccTCCCCCCCATTCTTGACCTTGGCCCAAATACTCCCCTAGAGTACATAAAAatggtgcatttaaacccaacGAGAAAACGGTCGTTTCTCGCcatttacttaatttttttttggaatggGACCCACTGTTTGTCTGATGAACAAGAAGGTGGGCACCTCCACCACGACCATGTCGTGCAAGAACCGCATGCAGCTATCATTCTTATCGTCGTTTAACTGCGCGAAGATGACGGTGTCCTCCATGGAGCGCGAGAGCTTGATGACGATGGGGTAGACCTTGACGCAGGGGCCGTAGTGCTTGAGGCCAACGTCGAGCACAACGAGCTGGTCGAGGCCGATGGCCTTCTCCTCGTGGATCTTCTCCATGCTCTTGTAGAAGTTGAAGTGCGGCACCTGCTCGATCTTCTCCAGGGTGCAGAGGGCGCGTGTTGCCTCCGACTTGTCGCCTATCACCAGGAGGAAGTCCACGTCGCCTTGCGGTGGACCTTCTAGACTACGTCGTGCTATGGACCTTCTAGACTTCTCCACGCCCATCACTGCGGCCAACGATTTCACGGTGCGACTCGTCTGAAGTTTGGAGATAAGGTGGAGATTAAAGAGTTGTTTTGGTGACAAGACTCAGTTTTGTTTGGCTAAGAAGTTTATGAATGTAGCTGTTTGGGTGCTTTGTGGTTGTGTTTGCCTGTTGTGatgaattattgatttgtttggtgtggggcaaatggtccccTTTGCCTTGATTGTTTGCTTGGCTTTGAGTAATGCTGCATATGTTggtgatttgttcacaagttgATTTTGTGATTCGTGATTGGATTAGTTGTGTCCTTGTCTCTCATGATATACATATTCCTTGCTTGGTGTGACGAGTTTAATATTTTGGATGCAACATCCTAATGAGCAATTCATgatgtgatttgtccggtagatgctagggggagtaTTATCagtgtgattgcctacgatcttATCTTGATGTTATGAAGTGTTGTGATTGTTGAAATgtttgacagctctgagtctctgcttcTCTAGTGTTactatgagcatggaaaaccaagTGAGAAGACTTTGGATTAGCTCCAAAAAGCTTGATCTCATGAATTTTGGCTTAACTgttgaaaatgaaagaaagaacTTCTTAATAGAATAGAAAATGGTGAAAACATCGCAGTTGAAATAtgagatattgattataaaggcgatcacattagagAATTAACctttagcggagaattgggtatGGCTGAATCATTTGTATTATAATTGTGTTGTCTCTTAAAACTTTAAGTTACTTACACCATTTGAGAGATATGTGttgattgaaaattttgaattggttGTTGAATGTTTGGTTGGAATTGAGCATTGTTGAACCGTCTCTTCATTTAATTCATATgcattttgcttgaggacaagcaaaaggttAAGTGTGGCGGGGTTGTTTTATCCTTAATTGTTAGTATATTGGGGGACTTATGGATGTAACATtcattcatatttaatttaattttgagtaTCTATTGATGTGTGCACTATATTTTGTAGGGGTTTGAAGAAATGTGGGAAATTAAAGACTTAAGGAAAAAAGGAACAAAGAATGAGGGAAAAGCAAGCACTCGTGCTCGCACACGAGGCCAGCGCCCGCACCCGCGCTGCTATCCGCTCACTCTGCGCTGGCGGGGCGTCTCCCGCACCCGAGCGTCGTGCTTCGCGACCGAGCTCTCCAGTGATGCAGCCCAAGATTCGTGGTTAAGGAGGGGAATGAAGAAGCCAAtaggagatggtggagttggCACGTTGGATAGCCCACGTTTAcgtttgattttgatttatgtgCATTTGGGCCGAAGTTGgaagactttatttattttattttcagcaTTTTAGAGTCCAATAGTTTAGCTTATTgggttattttcaaaaattaggaataagggccttgtttggctgattagggttttatttaagttgtttccttattagactaggtttagtttttgcctatatatagggctTTATCAGTGTTGGCCGAATTgaacattattttttatcaaaattgtgagttttattctctcttgagagttttcgAATACCTCTTGAAATTTCAAGACGAATTCATTTATcaacgtaacggcgagtcaaccaaccttcgtcgggtgtcattcatcgttTCCGAGTTactgcatcaacatcacgttgggtTAGATTAAGAGGTTTTGGAATTTCCATCTATCGTTCGTTCTTCTGTCTTCCGCTTGCGTGTTCGATTGATTGATTGACAAGAAtcatatcatttggcaccagagccaTGTTTCGTATCCATGTTTCATTTTCGTTTCTGTATCCGTGTCAAGGATAGGCGTTTTCTAGGGTTTTGTGTTTTCATAATTCTATTTCTGTGTTTCCGTGTGTTTCGCATGTTTTCATTCCATCCTAGGGTTTTGACTTTTTCAGTTAGGGTTGTTGTCGTGTGATTATGTCTGTATTTTTACATATATCTTTCAGTTTTAGGGTTTCGTCTGTTTAGGTTTAAGGTTTCTGTGGTCTGatcttttctgtattttttccTATCTACTTATCTATTCGAGATTTCCATATCTTACATATATTTTACACTGCATACACATCCAACATCCGATTTTTTTGTTTCATTCTTGagttttatagaattttttgaAAATCCTTTGTGTGCAGTTTTGTTCATTTAGTTCCTTGGGTCGTATAGTCTTTTAGGGTAGTTTCTGTGTGCACTTTTTCCGAATTTTGATTAAATTTTGTAGTATTTTCTGGGTTTCTTGGGTCGTGTAGAGTCTGTTGGGGTAGTTTCTGCGTGcacttttttgaattttcattaaATCTTGTAGTGTATTCTGGGTTCCTTGGATAGTATAGATCGTGTTGAGACAATTTCTGTGCAGCACATTTTTTAGTTTCAGTTTCTGTTTCTTTGTGCCTTTTTGTTTGTTGGTCTGGTACCTTGCGGGATGTTTCGTTGAGTGCTCTCGTTGAGTCAGTTTGGTGGTTTC
The genomic region above belongs to Salvia miltiorrhiza cultivar Shanhuang (shh) chromosome 5, IMPLAD_Smil_shh, whole genome shotgun sequence and contains:
- the LOC131024335 gene encoding probable serine/threonine-protein kinase PBL23 isoform X1 — encoded protein: MFCFSCCMPQDNVNQEPSTKPYQDTKPLASIANLSLKTDSTRQRYVAEEIEKLGKNNISADIFTFHDLSVATNNFDADNLVGEGGFGRVYKGRINIQGKDEDVAVKQLDRNGFQGNREFLVEVMMLSLLHHQNLVNLVGYCSEGDQRILVYEYMINGSLEDHLLNTSPEKKGLTWDVRMKIAHGAARGLEYLHETASPPVIYRDFKSSNILLDANFNPKLSDFGLAKIGPVGERPHVSTRVMGTYGYCAPEYASTGQLTTKSDVYSFGVVFLEMITGRRVIDNARPSQEHNLIEWAQPLFKDKKKFHTMADPLLEGNYPEKSLYQALAIAAMCLQEDAASRPLISDVVTALEFLSPQPGDP
- the LOC131024335 gene encoding probable serine/threonine-protein kinase PBL23 isoform X2; this encodes MMLSLLHHQNLVNLVGYCSEGDQRILVYEYMINGSLEDHLLNTSPEKKGLTWDVRMKIAHGAARGLEYLHETASPPVIYRDFKSSNILLDANFNPKLSDFGLAKIGPVGERPHVSTRVMGTYGYCAPEYASTGQLTTKSDVYSFGVVFLEMITGRRVIDNARPSQEHNLIEWAQPLFKDKKKFHTMADPLLEGNYPEKSLYQALAIAAMCLQEDAASRPLISDVVTALEFLSPQPGDP
- the LOC131025887 gene encoding uncharacterized protein LOC131025887, which codes for MVIIYRKVWHQRPACLRSIHCTHTGDQNIAETVANVLTSLPFIAIGLHAPRKNVNCKIYANSLIGVGVASSFYHASRGRLRKYLRWADYTMIATTTCLSRALRKENPKLSASALFLPIQPLMVSAVHTGIMEEFSSL
- the LOC131025888 gene encoding thioredoxin-like protein CDSP32, chloroplastic, which produces MGVEKSRRSIARRSLEGPPQGDVDFLLVIGDKSEATRALCTLEKIEQVPHFNFYKSMEKIHEEKAIGLDQLVVLDVGLKHYGPCVKVYPIVIKLSRSMEDTVIFAQLNDDKNDSCMRFLHDMVVVEGSIWAKVKNGGEGIRSRGLYFRGESAP